A genome region from Hevea brasiliensis isolate MT/VB/25A 57/8 chromosome 9, ASM3005281v1, whole genome shotgun sequence includes the following:
- the LOC110651031 gene encoding NAC domain-containing protein 7, producing MNTFSHVPPGFRFHPTDEELVDYYLRKKVASKRIDLDVIKDVDLYKIEPWDLQELCRIGTEEQNDWYFFSHKDKKYPTGTRTNRATKAGFWKATGRDKAIYSRHSLIGMRKTLVFYKGRAPNGQKSDWIMHEYRLETNENGTPQEEGWVVCRVFKKRMPTLRKVGEYDSPCWYDEQVSFMPELDSPRRITQPYTSYLHHYPCKQEFELQYNMPHDPLFLQLPQLESPKVPQSAASANCNSVLPYGGYDRNNGSTLQSSTLTQEEQVQQSHHQNFNSIYHNNGEQAVDPVTDWRVLDKFVASQLSHDDASKEANYSNAAAFHVAEQMNMLASESKRPEIVQEYASTSTSSCQIDLWK from the exons ATGAATACCTTTTCGCATGTTCCCCCAGGCTTTAGATTCCATCCTACAGATGAGGAACTTGTCGATTACTATCTCAGAAAAAAGGTTGCTTCAAAAAGGATTGATCTCGATGTCATCAAGGATGTTGATCTTTATAAAATTGAGCCATGGGATCTTCAAG AATTGTGCAGAATAGGAACTGAAGAGCAGAATGACTGGTATTTCTTTAGCCATAAGGATAAGAAGTATCCTACCGGAACTCGCACTAATAGAGCAACAAAAGCTGGGTTCTGGAAAGCTACAGGAAGAGACAAGGCTATATATTCTAGACATAGCTTGATTGGCATGAGAAAAACCTTAGTGTTTTACAAAGGAAGAGCTCCAAATGGACAAAAGTCAGATTGGATCATGCATGAATATCGACTAGAAACTAATGAAAATGGAACTCCGCAG GAAGAAGGATGGGTTGTAtgcagggtgttcaagaagcgaATGCCAACACTGAGGAAAGTTGGAGAGTATGACTCGCCTTGTTGGTACGATGAACAGGTATCCTTCATGCCAGAATTGGATTCTCCAAGGCGAATTACTCAACCTTACACATCATACCTGCACCATTATCCTtgcaagcaagagtttgagttgcAATACAATATGCCTCATGACCCTTTATTCCTCCAACTTCCTCAACTGGAAAGCCCCAAAGTTCCACAGTCAGCTGCAAGCGCCAATTGCAACTCCGTACTCCCATATGGTGGTTATGATAGGAACAATGGAAGTACCCTGCAGTCCTCAACTCTTACACAAGAAGAACAAGTGCAACAAAGCCATCATCAAAATTTTAACTCAATTTACCATAACAATGGTGAGCAGGCTGTGGATCCAGTAACCGATTGGCGAGTCCTCGATAAATTTGTTGCATCTCAGCTCAGCCACGATGATGCTTCCAAGGAAGCCAACTACTCCAATGCCGCGGCCTTTCATGTGGCTGAACAGATGAACATGCTTGCCAGTGAATCCAaaaggccagaaattgttcaggaaTATGCCTCAACGTCAACATCTAGTTGCCAAATTGATCTATGGAAGTGA
- the LOC131182853 gene encoding uncharacterized protein LOC131182853, with protein MARVKQVTTKPRKFMGDAMKAAVRKEREEGEVEKRCDKAEMASRQEKERKGYSLGEPSAKKKKMEKGPASKPFVQQNIFEPRYIKWDSFSDLPYEFEELFTFQSWMEFSLLNEYYYPYLIQEFYGSMKEVVKGESFSVRVKKKSQIIDVDFLASVLNLPNDGNKIGTFKDSRKLDGYDEKAFQLSIFPEATLENEMTNISLVPQNFRILQSFIRYLLNPRSGSHSYANSLDLCIMWHLVNKIRFNLPFLIFKVIAKSSKHRRLPYAMPLTLIFQAMGVDLSKEKKFSNPIPIKEIFKADDGRKRSKKEETEFEIESNRIKLQTESDIPLSKLKEKSSKIDEGESSKKKEKMKLKMSDFVKISKANLDMMKEIKEMSGLTLNILEKSHELQKGIMAEHNAKMDMLINRLDRQEWFMKKMAQMLFGESFGKFGDFGSYPQGTAGPSNAKAVGPSGVKISEVEEEAEEHVEAAEKVQEESKLAEVEEVEKNHEKEKSAEEASETEQEPANETSRESSSSHTTSNSSSDNGKSEGRNGSRQEEEKEEQSQDPSSEQPNIVPTASQPVPESTISLPMQYGPRRTKTQARKSVLPIPPKIQVPITEKEPPKKKTQAKLVDPTHLRRSGRILSNKEKS; from the coding sequence ATGGCAAGGGTAAAACAAGTGACTACCAAACCTCGAAAATTCATGGGTGATGCCATGAAAGCTGCGGTTCGAAAGGAGAGAGAAGAAGGCGAAGTTGAGAAACGATGTGACAAAGCAGAGATGGCGAGCaggcaagaaaaagaaaggaaagggTATTCTTTGGGTGAGCCCTCTgcgaaaaagaagaaaatggaaaaaGGCCCTGCTTCGAAACCTTTTGTGCAACAAAATATTTTTGAGCCAAGGTACATTAAATGGGATTCATTTTCTGACTTGCCTTAtgaatttgaagaattatttacTTTTCAAAGCTGGATGGAATTTTCTTTGTTGAATGAATATTATTATCCTTATTTGATTCAAGAATTTTATGGaagtatgaaagaagttgttaaaggaGAAAGTTTCAGTGTGAGAGTTAAGAAGAAAAGTCAGATTATTGATGTTGATTTCTTAGCCTCTGTTTTAAACCTACCAAATGATGGAAATAAGATTGGAACCTTCAAAGATTCTAGGAAGCTTGATGGATATGATGAGAAGGCATTTCAATTATCAATTTTTCCGGAggctacacttgaaaatgaaatgaccaaTATCAGTTTAGTGCCTCAAAATTTTAGGATTCTACAATCCTTCATTCGATATTTGCTCAATCCTAGGAGTGGTAGTCACTCATATGCAAATAGCCTTGACTTATGCATTATGTGGCACTTGGTTAACAAAATCAGATTTAATTTGCCATTTTTGATTTTTAAAGTGATTGCTAAGTCTAGTAAGCATAGAAGGTTGCCATATGCTATGCCTTTGACTCTTATATTTCAAGCTATGGGAGTTGATTTGAGTAAAGAAAAGAAGTTTAGCAATCCTATCCCCATTAAGGAGATATTCAAGGCTGATGATGGTAGAAAAAGGAGTAAGAAAGAAGAGACTGAGTTTGAgattgaatcgaatcgaatcaaattaCAAACAGAATCGGACATCCCACTAAGCAAGTTGAAAGAAAAGAGTTCTAAGATAGATGAAGGGGAAAGCtctaagaagaaagagaaaatgaagctgaAAATGTCAGATTTTGTGAAAATCAGTAAAGCAAATCTGGACATGATgaaggaaataaaagaaatgagtggACTGACCTtgaatattttagaaaaatctcaTGAGTTGCAGAAGGGAATTATGGCTGAACACAATGCAAAGATGGATATGTTGATTAATAGATTGGATAGACAAGAGTGGTTCATGAAGAAGATGGCTCAAATGTTGTTTGGTGAATCTTTTGGCAAATTTGGAGATTTTGGAAGTTACCCACAGGGTACTGCTGGTCCTAGCAATGCAAAGGCTGTTGGACCAAGTGGAGTAAAAATTtctgaagtggaagaagaagcagAGGAGCATGTAGAAGCTGCTGAAAAGGTACAAGAAGAAAGTAAGCTAGCTGAGGTTGAAGAAGTAGAGAAAAATCATGAGAAGGAAAAATCTGCAGAAGAGGCATCAGAAACAGAACAAGAACCTGCCAACGAAACATCAAGAGAATCCTCCTCATCTCATACTACAAGCAACAGCAGCAGTGACAATGGCAAAAGTGAAGGTAGAAATGGTTCAAGACAAGAAGAGGAGAAGGAAGAGCAGTCACAAGACCCATCCTCTGAACAACCAAACATTGTTCCTACTGCCTCTCAACCAGTACCTGAATCAACCATCTCTTTACCCATGCAATACGGACCTAGAAGAACCAAAACACAAGCCAGAAAATCAGTTCTACCTATTCCTCCAAAAATCCAAGTACCCATAACTGAAAAAGAACCCCCAAAGAAGAAGACACAAGCCAAACTTGTTGATCCCACTCACCTTAGGAGAAGTGGCAGAATTCTTAGCAATAAAGAAAAATCTTGA
- the LOC131182852 gene encoding uncharacterized protein LOC131182852 has product MDSDDSSSDNSSDKEVAHICLMALGEDKPESSQQREINTEVNNSDSLSIEDYEEAFAKLYEEYKVYKKKCSALNKEIASLRAENDSMSIVVQENKFYKNQMLLYDELNKELEDSKIACEKLIEKNRILETKVESLTNDLAKFTNGTQILDTILGSQRLSNQKSGLGLPKINFEKDHVCKPCSLGKQTKVSFKSKNVISTFRPLELLHLDLFGPITPISLGGKAYTLVIVDDYTRYTWTYFLAHKDDLKSIGTPMSSTIKLEKDEKGKDVDQKLFRGMIGSLLYLTASRPDIHFSVCLCAWFQSCPKESHLIAVKRIFKYLIGTHSIGLWYPKCDTFDLVGYSDSDFAGSRLDRKSTSGSCVAQILWMKQQLEDFGIKVDHVPIRCDNTSAINLTKNPIQHSRSKHIEIRHHFIRDHVQNGDIKLEFVPTEQQLADIFTKPLNEENFCRIRRELGMSEAIE; this is encoded by the exons ATGGATAGTGATGATTCCTCAAGTGATAACTCTAGTGACAAGGAGGTTGCACACATTTGTCTCATGGCTCTAGGAGAGGATAAACCAGAAAGTTCCCAACAAAGAGAAATCAACACTGAGGTAAATAATTCTGACTCTCTTAGTATTGAAGATTATGAAGAAGCATTTGccaaattatatgaagaatacAAAGTTTATAAGAAAAAATGTTCTGCTTTAAATAAAGAAATTGCTTCCTTAAGAGCTGAAAATGATTCTATGAGCATTGTTGtacaagaaaataaattttataaaaatcaaatgctcTTGTATGATGAGCTGAATAAGGAGTTAGAAGATTCAAAAATTGCTTGTGAAAAACTCATTGAGAAAAACAGGATTTTAGAAACTAAGGTGGAATCTTTGACCAATGATTTAGCTAAATTCACAAATGGCACACAAATTCTTGATACGATACTTGGTTCTCAAAGATTATCAAATCAAAAATCTGGTCTTG GTTTGCCAAAAATTAACTTTGAAAAAGACCATGTTTGCAAGCCTTGTTCTCTTGGGAAACAAACCAAAGTTTCTTTCAAATCAAAGAATGTTATTTCAACATTTAGACCTCTTGAGTTGTTACATCTTGATTTGTTTGGTCCTATTACACCTATTAGTCTTGGTGGTAAAGCGTATACCTTGGTCATAGTAGATGATTACACTAGGTATACATGGACATATTTTCTTGCACATAAGGATGATTTGAAGAGTATTGGAACTCCTATGAGCTCCACCATCAAGTTAGAAaaggatgaaaaaggtaaagatgtTGATCAAAAGCTATTTAGAGGCATGATTGGCTCACTTTTATATTTAACTGCATCTAGACCTGACATTCATTTTAGTGTGTGTTTGTGTGCTTGGTTTCAATCATGTCCTAAGGAATCTCATCTAATTGCTGTCAAAAGGATTttcaaatacctcattggcacacactcaattggtttatggtatcctaaATGCGACACATTTGATCTAGTTGGATATAGTGATTCTGACtttgctggaagtagattggatagaaagaGTACTTCGG gaagttgtgttgctcaaattctaTGGATGAAGCAACAATTAGAAGATTTTGGTATAAAGGTTGATCATGTTCCTATAAGGTGTGATAATACTAGTGCCATCAACCTAACTAAAAATCCAATCCAACACTCTAGATCAAAGCACATAGAAATTAGACATcactttattagagatcatgttcaaaacggTGACATTAAGTTAGAGTTTGTTCCTACAGAACAACAACTTgcagatatttttacaaaaccactaAATGAGGAAAACTTTTGTAGGATTAGAAGAGAACTTGGCATGAGTGAAGCTATTGAATGA